One genomic segment of Nitrosopumilus sp. includes these proteins:
- a CDS encoding tetratricopeptide repeat protein, giving the protein MVSLFRYPKRKLKKLLKDGEYDEAVKFGKSLEKEFSDDADFMFIMGSVFFIVEDAKKALPYFEKAFTLNPNDVETLTLKTNAHLALEQKDEAINCCKKILVLDPKNSEAQDLLDKLESI; this is encoded by the coding sequence TTGGTAAGTCTCTTTAGATATCCTAAACGAAAATTGAAGAAACTACTCAAAGACGGTGAATATGATGAAGCAGTAAAGTTTGGAAAAAGCTTAGAGAAAGAATTCTCTGATGATGCTGATTTTATGTTTATCATGGGAAGTGTTTTCTTTATAGTTGAAGATGCAAAAAAGGCACTACCTTATTTTGAAAAAGCATTTACATTAAATCCAAATGATGTTGAGACCTTAACTCTCAAAACTAATGCCCACTTGGCTTTGGAGCAAAAAGATGAAGCAATTAATTGCTGCAAGAAAATTCTAGTACTTGATCCAAAAAATTCTGAAGCTCAAGATTTGCTAGATAAATTAGAAAGCATTTGA
- a CDS encoding nitroreductase/quinone reductase family protein: protein MEIKEELFRPILTTRGRKTGKEHSVMLRAVNHNGKIYFSRHKPDGDWFKNAIVNPQVKITYNDKVFSGTAKEITDEELGKKISYLKYPGEERAKEKRVTIEVTLNED from the coding sequence ATGGAAATCAAAGAGGAACTTTTCAGACCAATCCTTACTACCAGGGGAAGAAAGACGGGAAAGGAGCATTCTGTGATGTTACGGGCAGTAAACCATAATGGAAAAATATATTTTTCAAGACATAAGCCAGATGGGGATTGGTTCAAAAACGCAATTGTAAATCCCCAAGTCAAAATAACATACAATGATAAAGTTTTTTCAGGAACTGCAAAAGAAATTACAGATGAGGAACTAGGTAAAAAAATTTCATATTTAAAATATCCTGGAGAAGAAAGAGCAAAAGAAAAAAGAGTTACAATTGAAGTGACTTTGAATGAAGACTAG
- a CDS encoding ATP-binding cassette domain-containing protein codes for MHSIETRSLTKSFGDVTAVNDISFTVENGEIFGFLGPNGAGKSTTMMILTTLLKPTSGNAVICGFDVMTNPKKVRENIGYVQQESTVDEYLTGRENLLLQAKLNHIPKQEINKRIDEVLKLIELSDKQDMAVVTYSGGMRKRLDIAGGLLHRPKVLFLDEPTVGLDIQTRRKIWEYIKKIHTEFEMTIFLSTHYMEEADQLCDRIGIIDGGKIQIIDSPENMKNAMGNEVITIILDKDENIDSFIAELEKIEFVKKINKDDFKLTLFASNGTEVIPNVFQISSDQNIKITSISLTQPTLDDVFVSYTGHEIRDDDSGFNRKREHAKMKRLRA; via the coding sequence TTGCACTCAATAGAAACTAGATCACTTACAAAATCCTTTGGTGATGTTACCGCTGTAAATGATATTTCCTTCACTGTTGAAAATGGAGAAATTTTTGGGTTTTTAGGCCCTAACGGAGCTGGTAAAAGCACCACGATGATGATTCTAACTACTCTACTAAAACCCACATCTGGCAATGCGGTGATCTGTGGTTTTGATGTAATGACAAATCCAAAAAAAGTTAGAGAAAATATTGGTTATGTTCAACAAGAATCAACTGTTGATGAATATCTAACAGGAAGAGAAAATCTCTTACTCCAAGCAAAACTAAATCACATTCCAAAACAAGAGATTAACAAAAGAATTGATGAAGTTTTGAAATTAATTGAGTTATCTGATAAACAAGACATGGCAGTAGTAACGTATTCTGGTGGGATGAGAAAGAGGTTAGATATTGCAGGGGGACTTTTGCATAGACCTAAAGTTTTGTTTTTAGATGAGCCTACAGTTGGATTGGATATTCAAACTCGAAGAAAAATTTGGGAATATATCAAAAAAATTCATACCGAATTTGAGATGACTATCTTTTTGTCTACTCATTATATGGAAGAAGCTGACCAACTCTGCGATAGAATTGGAATCATTGATGGTGGTAAAATTCAGATAATTGATTCCCCTGAAAATATGAAAAATGCTATGGGCAATGAGGTAATTACCATAATTTTAGACAAGGATGAAAATATTGATTCTTTTATTGCAGAACTAGAAAAAATTGAATTTGTTAAAAAAATAAACAAAGATGACTTCAAGCTTACATTGTTTGCATCAAATGGAACAGAAGTGATTCCTAATGTTTTTCAAATTTCATCTGATCAAAATATTAAGATAACATCTATCTCTCTTACACAACCAACACTAGATGATGTGTTTGTATCCTATACTGGACATGAAATCCGAGATGATGATTCTGGATTTAATAGAAAACGTGAGCATGCAAAGATGAAGAGGTTACGTGCATGA
- a CDS encoding 6-bladed beta-propeller — MILSVTLFAGTFTQASFALGDYDLLSEFGSFGISKPGHFSHPQFIAVGDDGSVFVSDLGNKRIQKLSSNGEFLAEWGQGGKLPGEFFYPTGIAVSNDSVFVVDRDLNRIQKFTHDGEFVSEWGKKGVYGGQFMYPNGIAIFNDIVYVVDTGNQRIQSFTTDGEFLSSFGSSGLGAGQFLNIVGIDLDGEGNIYITDKGNSKIEKFSSSGEYLKSFSFYANNYVFSPEAIAVDPSGEMFIVNSATNRILHLPQNSSLYLDVFDQKGPYPDSFDVITDLTIGINGELFVVDSANHKIKSFETEFYKKPLFEYVPTPQIIEDYSYDKTKPEITAPVSLTVEAEDYLTTVNLGEATATDDSGIKAIINNAPDGFSPGVSNVIWVAFDYVGYSATAVQTVTVNACGNDRSHYNIIMGTDGDDIIMGTDGDDLIFGLKGNDLISGGYGNDCIFGGYGDDVISGDEGDDTIRGNYGSDVLKGQSGNDIIFANSGIDIIDGGANSDRCYSDDTADDLVLNCEE, encoded by the coding sequence ATGATTTTATCTGTAACCTTGTTTGCAGGTACTTTCACTCAGGCATCTTTTGCATTAGGTGACTATGATCTTTTATCCGAATTTGGTTCTTTTGGAATTTCAAAACCTGGACATTTCTCTCATCCCCAATTTATTGCAGTAGGTGATGATGGAAGTGTGTTTGTCAGTGATCTTGGAAATAAGCGAATTCAAAAATTATCTAGTAATGGAGAATTCCTTGCTGAATGGGGACAAGGTGGAAAATTGCCTGGTGAATTTTTCTATCCAACAGGCATAGCAGTGTCAAATGATTCAGTATTTGTCGTAGATCGTGATCTTAATAGAATTCAAAAATTTACACATGATGGTGAGTTTGTGTCTGAATGGGGAAAGAAAGGAGTGTATGGTGGACAATTCATGTATCCAAATGGAATTGCAATTTTTAATGATATAGTATATGTTGTCGATACTGGTAATCAAAGAATTCAATCATTTACTACTGATGGTGAATTTCTATCATCATTTGGTTCTAGTGGATTAGGTGCTGGACAATTTCTAAATATTGTTGGAATTGATCTTGATGGTGAGGGAAATATCTACATTACAGATAAAGGAAACAGTAAGATAGAAAAATTCTCTTCATCTGGGGAATACTTGAAATCATTTTCATTTTATGCAAATAACTATGTCTTTTCCCCTGAAGCAATTGCAGTCGATCCTAGTGGTGAGATGTTCATTGTAAACTCTGCAACAAATAGAATTTTACATTTACCTCAGAACTCTAGTTTGTATCTTGATGTCTTTGATCAAAAGGGACCATATCCAGATTCATTTGATGTTATTACTGATTTGACTATTGGAATTAATGGAGAATTGTTTGTTGTTGATTCTGCTAACCATAAAATAAAATCTTTTGAAACAGAATTTTACAAAAAACCTCTCTTTGAATATGTTCCGACACCTCAAATAATTGAAGACTATTCTTATGACAAAACTAAACCTGAAATCACTGCTCCAGTATCATTAACAGTTGAGGCAGAAGATTATCTGACTACTGTAAATTTGGGTGAGGCAACTGCAACTGATGATAGTGGAATAAAGGCAATTATCAACAATGCCCCTGATGGCTTCTCTCCCGGGGTTAGTAATGTAATCTGGGTAGCATTTGATTATGTTGGCTATTCTGCTACCGCTGTGCAAACCGTAACTGTCAATGCATGTGGAAATGATCGTTCTCACTACAACATCATAATGGGAACAGATGGTGATGATATAATCATGGGAACAGATGGTGATGATTTGATCTTTGGCTTGAAAGGAAATGATCTAATCTCAGGTGGCTATGGAAATGATTGTATTTTTGGTGGTTATGGTGATGATGTAATTTCTGGAGATGAAGGGGATGACACAATTCGAGGGAATTATGGCAGTGATGTGCTCAAAGGACAATCCGGAAATGATATTATTTTTGCAAACTCTGGAATCGATATAATTGATGGGGGAGCAAACAGCGATCGATGTTATTCAGATGACACTGCAGATGATCTTGTATTGAACTGTGAAGAGTAA
- the pstS gene encoding phosphate ABC transporter substrate-binding protein PstS has translation MRAKITSILMIATLVAIMSPLSANADSMPDAPDPNLEFNLTGAGATFPFPLIDLWRVEYKNVYNNVNLNYQSIGSGGGIKQHIEKTVNFAASDAPMKESERELAPGTLHIPEAIGGVVLVYNIPEVPNKGLKLTAEVVSKIFLGEITRWNDLAITAANPGLNLPDKEIVSAHRSDGSGTTFIFTEYLTTVSPTWDEKIGKGKSVPWPSGLAAAGNEGVAGIVKSTPYSIGYVELAYAFQTGMSYASIQNADKTAFIEPTLDSISAASSGVADSLPASEKSWVNVSLVNAPGKDSYPIASFTYLLVYDDLKQVTKNKAQAKAIIHLIHWMITDGQKYSSSLLYVPLADKVVEVGKQGLSKVTYGGEKLWDYKTSAMPAGDLGIPKWIRDNAKWWSEGLITDEDYINGLQYLIKEGILKV, from the coding sequence ATGAGAGCAAAGATAACATCAATACTGATGATCGCAACATTGGTTGCAATCATGTCACCATTGAGTGCAAATGCTGATTCAATGCCTGATGCACCTGATCCAAATTTAGAATTTAATCTAACAGGAGCTGGTGCAACATTTCCATTTCCTCTAATTGATTTGTGGAGAGTTGAATACAAGAATGTGTACAACAACGTAAATCTAAACTACCAATCTATTGGAAGTGGTGGTGGAATAAAACAACACATTGAAAAAACTGTAAATTTTGCAGCATCAGATGCCCCTATGAAGGAGTCTGAAAGAGAATTGGCTCCTGGAACTCTGCATATTCCAGAAGCAATTGGAGGTGTAGTGTTAGTATATAATATCCCTGAAGTTCCAAATAAAGGTCTCAAACTAACTGCTGAAGTTGTTTCAAAAATATTCTTGGGAGAAATTACAAGATGGAATGATCTTGCAATCACTGCAGCAAATCCTGGACTAAATCTACCTGATAAAGAAATTGTTTCTGCACATAGATCAGACGGATCTGGAACCACCTTCATATTCACTGAATACCTAACAACTGTTAGTCCGACTTGGGATGAGAAAATAGGTAAAGGAAAATCTGTACCGTGGCCAAGTGGTCTTGCAGCTGCTGGAAATGAAGGCGTTGCAGGAATTGTAAAATCAACACCATACTCAATTGGTTACGTTGAGCTTGCATATGCATTTCAAACTGGAATGAGTTATGCTAGTATTCAAAATGCTGACAAAACTGCATTTATCGAGCCCACATTAGACAGCATTTCAGCTGCATCTAGTGGAGTGGCAGATAGTTTACCTGCATCTGAGAAGAGCTGGGTAAATGTATCCCTAGTTAATGCACCAGGTAAGGATTCATACCCAATTGCAAGTTTCACATATTTGCTTGTGTATGATGATCTAAAACAAGTCACTAAAAACAAGGCGCAAGCAAAGGCAATTATTCATTTAATTCACTGGATGATAACTGATGGTCAGAAATACTCCTCAAGTTTGCTTTATGTTCCATTGGCTGATAAAGTAGTAGAAGTAGGTAAGCAAGGATTGTCCAAAGTGACTTATGGTGGCGAAAAACTTTGGGATTACAAAACATCTGCAATGCCTGCAGGTGATTTGGGAATTCCAAAATGGATTAGAGACAATGCAAAATGGTGGTCAGAAGGATTGATTACAGATGAAGACTACATCAATGGACTACAATATCTAATTAAAGAAGGTATTCTCAAAGTCTAA
- a CDS encoding beta-propeller domain-containing protein, translating to MNSKIMIPIAVVVSVIVTAGVMFAIGFDQQVQVTETPKPEIIYVDKTISEFFDGNNEIKKISSEKELKSVLDAAALFGGQYFDQISFRPTMMMDGDMVMTRNEVAESAGAPSPLPSGAVEKAVEGTEYSTTNVQVENVDEPDYLKNDAKYVYIVSRNTLSIIDAYPAESARLILKIALDIESQHIENMFLNGDRLVIFYNGQSDEEIIPQFDFVPQRSYSPVTHALIVDVSDKENPTILKDYSIDGYFTDARMIGDYAYFVTNSNINYQYPRLPIIMEDSIRIMTPDAFYFDNIEQFSNFNTLTAIDIFGDTISSETFLMGYSGSVYVSEDNFYLTYQQNMPFGFYEKSSQDRFFDVIVPLLPKNIQNKITDIQKDDSLNLSQQWIKISEVMQESYNTMDKAEKEKLFEKIREALIEYDTKIQEENSKTIIHKIAINKDKLEYVAKGSVPGRLLNQFSMDQEGDRFRVATTTEYYTQYQGMVRANSVYVLDEELNVVGALEDVAPDESIFSARFIGDRLYLVTFQQIDPFFVIDLSTDKPKILGELKIPGFSNYLHPYDDEYIIGVGRDTKEIGEGRVQQLGIKIALFNVKDVKNPKVADEVVIGDSSTQSEALYNHKAFFFDAKTGTLSIPISSDAKSLKNVSGSKMIAPEYNRWNGFYVYDLNSSEGFSLKGTITHSAEDNRYYGMSNARTFYIDDVLYTASTDYLKMNQMDNLKGINSIKLENTGKFIGYLEEEIVR from the coding sequence ATGAATTCAAAAATAATGATTCCAATTGCAGTAGTCGTTTCGGTAATAGTTACTGCCGGAGTAATGTTTGCAATCGGTTTTGATCAACAAGTGCAAGTTACAGAAACTCCAAAACCAGAAATCATCTATGTCGATAAAACAATATCGGAATTTTTTGATGGAAATAATGAAATTAAAAAAATATCTTCTGAGAAAGAACTAAAGAGTGTTCTTGATGCTGCTGCATTATTTGGAGGTCAATACTTTGATCAAATAAGTTTCAGACCTACCATGATGATGGATGGCGACATGGTAATGACTAGAAATGAAGTTGCTGAATCAGCAGGAGCACCATCACCGCTCCCATCTGGTGCTGTAGAAAAAGCAGTAGAAGGAACAGAGTATTCAACAACAAATGTTCAAGTTGAAAATGTAGATGAGCCGGATTATCTAAAAAATGATGCAAAATATGTTTACATTGTATCAAGAAACACATTATCAATTATTGATGCATATCCTGCAGAATCAGCAAGATTAATTCTTAAAATTGCTCTAGATATTGAATCACAGCACATTGAAAACATGTTCCTAAATGGTGATAGACTAGTAATTTTCTATAACGGACAAAGTGATGAGGAAATTATTCCGCAATTTGACTTTGTGCCACAACGCTCCTACAGTCCAGTCACACATGCCCTAATTGTAGATGTGTCAGACAAAGAAAATCCAACCATTCTCAAAGACTATTCAATTGATGGATACTTTACTGATGCCCGAATGATAGGGGATTATGCATACTTTGTTACTAACAGCAATATCAATTACCAGTATCCTAGACTTCCAATAATTATGGAGGATTCTATTCGTATAATGACTCCAGATGCATTTTACTTTGATAATATAGAGCAGTTTTCAAATTTCAACACATTGACAGCAATTGATATTTTTGGAGATACTATTAGTTCTGAGACATTCCTAATGGGATACTCAGGTTCAGTTTATGTCTCCGAAGATAATTTTTACTTGACATACCAGCAGAACATGCCATTTGGATTTTATGAAAAATCTTCACAGGACAGATTCTTTGATGTCATAGTTCCACTACTTCCAAAAAACATCCAGAATAAAATCACAGATATTCAAAAAGATGATTCTTTGAATTTATCACAGCAATGGATAAAGATTTCAGAAGTAATGCAAGAGTCATACAATACAATGGATAAAGCAGAAAAAGAGAAGTTGTTTGAGAAAATACGTGAAGCACTGATTGAATATGACACTAAGATTCAAGAAGAAAACTCGAAAACCATTATTCACAAGATTGCAATTAACAAAGACAAACTAGAATATGTTGCAAAAGGTTCTGTTCCAGGAAGATTACTAAACCAATTCTCAATGGATCAAGAAGGAGACAGATTTAGAGTTGCTACAACAACGGAATACTATACACAGTACCAAGGAATGGTCAGAGCAAATTCAGTCTATGTCTTAGATGAGGAATTAAATGTAGTGGGAGCCTTGGAAGATGTTGCCCCAGATGAGAGTATATTCTCAGCTAGATTCATTGGAGACAGACTTTACTTGGTAACATTCCAGCAAATAGATCCATTCTTTGTAATTGATTTATCAACTGACAAGCCAAAGATTCTAGGAGAACTTAAAATTCCAGGATTTTCAAACTACCTACACCCATATGATGATGAGTACATCATTGGAGTAGGAAGAGACACAAAAGAGATTGGCGAAGGCAGAGTTCAACAGTTAGGCATCAAGATTGCCTTGTTTAATGTAAAAGATGTCAAAAACCCCAAGGTTGCCGATGAGGTAGTCATTGGTGATAGTTCCACACAGTCTGAAGCACTATACAACCACAAAGCATTCTTCTTTGATGCAAAAACAGGAACCCTATCAATCCCTATTAGTTCTGATGCAAAGAGTTTGAAGAATGTTTCAGGTTCAAAGATGATTGCACCAGAGTACAATCGCTGGAATGGATTCTATGTATATGATTTGAATAGTTCAGAGGGATTTAGTCTCAAAGGAACAATCACACACTCTGCAGAAGATAACAGATACTATGGAATGAGTAATGCAAGAACATTCTATATTGATGATGTGTTGTATACTGCATCTACTGATTACCTAAAGATGAATCAAATGGATAATTTGAAAGGAATCAATTCAATAAAACTAGAGAATACTGGAAAGTTTATTGGTTATTTAGAAGAAGAGATTGTTAGATAG
- a CDS encoding ABC transporter permease — MNTLMYDTYTIFWRELKRYKKSRSGVLIRLIQPAIWIIVIGNTFSGTQPLIQSVGFDGEYIEFMAPGVIILTAIFTSIFGGVNTLWDRRYGFMNKALTSPISRSSIALGKMSAISLIAALQASLILGIALAIGVNFPNPIMIAPIMAIVILFSLGFSGISVMVAATAKSQETFWGVINFLGMPLFMLSPALFPLELLPDWLAVIAKLNPVTYTVLLVREMMTGVSEGGISVFLSLGIISVFVLVMVGLASYVFTREVNKPF, encoded by the coding sequence ATGAATACACTGATGTATGATACCTATACGATTTTTTGGCGAGAACTAAAAAGATACAAGAAATCTAGAAGTGGAGTTTTAATTAGATTAATTCAGCCCGCAATTTGGATAATAGTTATTGGAAATACTTTTTCTGGAACACAACCACTCATTCAGTCGGTTGGATTTGATGGTGAATACATCGAGTTTATGGCACCCGGCGTCATTATTCTTACTGCAATCTTTACTAGTATTTTTGGTGGGGTGAATACTCTCTGGGATAGAAGATATGGATTTATGAATAAGGCATTGACCTCTCCTATCTCTCGCTCTTCAATTGCATTAGGAAAGATGTCTGCTATTTCATTAATTGCAGCTTTGCAAGCTAGCTTGATTTTGGGAATTGCATTGGCAATAGGTGTTAATTTTCCAAACCCAATAATGATTGCACCAATTATGGCAATTGTGATTTTATTCTCACTTGGATTCTCTGGAATCTCTGTTATGGTTGCCGCAACTGCAAAATCTCAAGAAACTTTTTGGGGTGTGATTAATTTTCTTGGAATGCCATTGTTCATGCTTAGTCCTGCACTGTTCCCATTGGAGCTATTGCCTGACTGGCTTGCAGTAATTGCAAAACTCAACCCTGTAACATATACTGTTTTACTAGTTCGAGAGATGATGACTGGTGTCTCTGAAGGAGGCATATCTGTTTTTCTTAGTCTTGGGATCATCTCTGTGTTTGTGCTTGTAATGGTTGGACTTGCTAGCTATGTCTTTACCCGTGAAGTAAACAAGCCCTTTTGA
- a CDS encoding PRC-barrel domain-containing protein: MSVKLEGMPENISTADSFTGKTVIDREGIEYGKVKHIHINSETLTVSGVTIHQGFNKDYFLSEDYIDKFSDETLLLSRPPVRTGIPVTDIDRHKVGKVKRLHRNPDTNELESIEISDGLMHSKILSKSEIWGIGEKVILRMTKEEFKKLE, encoded by the coding sequence ATGTCAGTAAAACTAGAAGGAATGCCTGAAAACATATCTACAGCAGACTCTTTTACTGGAAAAACAGTAATTGATAGAGAGGGAATCGAGTATGGTAAAGTCAAACATATTCACATAAACTCTGAAACCCTGACCGTGTCTGGCGTGACAATTCATCAGGGATTCAACAAGGACTACTTTCTATCAGAAGACTATATTGACAAATTCTCTGATGAAACATTACTTCTAAGTAGACCTCCTGTAAGAACTGGAATTCCAGTTACCGATATTGACCGTCATAAAGTTGGTAAAGTAAAACGATTACACAGAAATCCTGATACCAATGAATTGGAATCGATTGAAATCAGTGATGGTTTGATGCATTCAAAAATATTGTCCAAATCAGAAATTTGGGGAATAGGCGAAAAGGTCATTTTAAGAATGACAAAAGAAGAATTCAAGAAACTTGAATGA
- a CDS encoding peptidase has protein sequence MKVSLFLIPVIAALFFGSLIIPSSYAQYEGGGVNKEGTWYAGEGLQQGDYFEYSMCHVDYKECAKFELDMWIKGDKQVGSESKWLAEVVVYDGNKIIKGEMELGKIAPEPTGGSSELGIYRGAFKSSVAWLSAFATADGSSGGKGPKEFSAQSWGKIGNIGGQQVAPRGLETITVPAGTYDTVQVGWKTGGATSKVWIVDDFPFPIKAKTYTHVSEGIPPTEYEFELLKYQKNIQSSPFAGIISTQTDIKAGCETNFEKDVSIKKPTKNFKYQIHVFYGPEDPVEGCGMQWLIKFISIYDDTEFLNQVQFDFLVVDNNLTPLRSIAQDEGRQFLYSPSGQYILDMVVKEKPGTANYVIWVYGLAPEGIVPSTATDYLQIPVLIYGDKTSTSQNIPTWIKNNAGWWADGSIDDNSFVQGIQFLIKEGIVKIPPTSQGSSSTNQIPAWIKNTAGWWADGIVSDNEFVQGLQFLIKEGIMKIEQSSEKKKSSGSEPESWY, from the coding sequence TTGAAAGTAAGTTTATTCTTAATTCCAGTTATTGCAGCATTATTCTTTGGATCTTTGATCATCCCTTCAAGTTATGCACAGTATGAAGGCGGTGGAGTTAACAAAGAAGGAACATGGTATGCTGGTGAAGGTCTTCAACAAGGAGATTATTTTGAATATTCTATGTGTCATGTAGATTACAAAGAATGTGCCAAGTTTGAATTGGATATGTGGATTAAAGGTGACAAACAAGTTGGCTCTGAATCAAAGTGGTTAGCTGAAGTTGTAGTTTATGATGGAAATAAAATAATTAAAGGTGAAATGGAATTAGGAAAAATTGCTCCAGAACCAACTGGGGGTAGTTCTGAACTTGGAATTTACCGAGGTGCATTCAAATCATCCGTTGCTTGGCTGTCTGCTTTTGCAACAGCTGATGGAAGCTCAGGTGGCAAAGGACCAAAAGAATTCTCAGCTCAATCATGGGGTAAAATTGGAAACATTGGTGGCCAACAAGTAGCTCCAAGAGGACTAGAGACAATCACAGTTCCAGCTGGAACTTATGATACTGTCCAAGTAGGGTGGAAGACCGGTGGTGCTACAAGTAAAGTTTGGATTGTAGATGATTTTCCTTTTCCAATAAAAGCAAAAACATACACCCATGTTTCTGAAGGAATCCCTCCAACAGAATATGAGTTTGAACTATTAAAATACCAAAAAAATATACAGTCTAGTCCATTTGCTGGAATAATTTCTACTCAAACTGACATTAAGGCTGGCTGTGAAACAAACTTTGAAAAAGATGTTAGCATAAAGAAACCCACTAAAAACTTCAAGTATCAAATTCATGTATTTTATGGACCTGAAGATCCTGTTGAAGGTTGTGGGATGCAATGGTTAATCAAATTTATCAGTATTTACGATGATACAGAATTTTTGAACCAAGTTCAATTTGATTTCCTTGTAGTTGATAACAATCTGACTCCGCTAAGATCGATTGCACAGGATGAAGGTAGACAGTTTCTTTATTCTCCATCTGGTCAATACATTCTTGATATGGTTGTAAAAGAAAAACCTGGAACTGCTAATTATGTTATCTGGGTTTATGGACTAGCACCTGAAGGAATAGTTCCTTCTACTGCAACCGATTATCTACAAATCCCTGTTTTGATATATGGTGATAAGACTAGTACATCTCAAAATATCCCTACATGGATTAAAAATAATGCAGGATGGTGGGCAGATGGCTCCATTGATGATAACTCCTTTGTTCAAGGAATTCAATTCTTGATTAAAGAGGGAATTGTGAAGATTCCTCCTACCTCTCAAGGTTCATCTTCAACTAATCAAATCCCTGCATGGATTAAGAATACAGCAGGATGGTGGGCAGATGGTATTGTCTCTGATAATGAGTTCGTTCAAGGACTTCAATTCTTAATCAAAGAAGGAATCATGAAGATAGAACAATCTTCTGAAAAGAAAAAATCTAGTGGTTCTGAACCTGAATCCTGGTATTAA
- a CDS encoding winged helix-turn-helix domain-containing protein encodes MSSENPDDELTEKIKILATDDEKIKSFGELLTNDSSREILQLLFNEELSANQISQKTDISLQLVKYHLQKLQDLGIVKIVKVEKNSKSQDMKIYSATKFSIVIVPPKFSEKTKESKLLVRSFRHIYRVAGLGIATGLSGLFSLSLVNQDKQIVVDDLPRGIPSADESADSTMSKSLDAGTTESIAASPKMSTESESQMELRTAIESQDGNQNLEIVHGLAESDGGAMFGSDLLLPFVVITIILAGITIFYAVKLFKKSKLKN; translated from the coding sequence ATGTCTAGTGAAAATCCTGATGATGAACTAACTGAAAAAATCAAAATTCTTGCTACTGATGATGAAAAAATAAAGTCTTTTGGCGAACTTCTAACAAACGATTCTAGCCGTGAAATCCTTCAATTACTCTTCAATGAAGAATTATCGGCAAATCAAATTTCTCAAAAGACTGACATCTCATTACAGTTGGTAAAGTACCATTTGCAAAAACTTCAGGACTTGGGAATTGTAAAAATTGTAAAGGTAGAAAAAAATTCAAAATCTCAAGATATGAAAATTTATTCTGCAACAAAATTCAGTATTGTTATTGTTCCTCCTAAATTCTCAGAGAAGACAAAGGAGAGTAAATTACTTGTAAGATCATTTAGACATATTTACAGAGTTGCAGGCCTTGGTATTGCCACCGGACTCTCAGGATTATTCTCCCTATCACTTGTAAATCAAGACAAGCAAATTGTTGTAGATGATCTACCTAGAGGAATCCCCAGCGCTGATGAATCTGCAGATTCTACAATGTCTAAATCCCTTGATGCAGGAACAACAGAATCCATTGCAGCTTCTCCTAAGATGTCAACTGAATCCGAATCTCAGATGGAATTGAGAACTGCAATTGAGTCTCAAGACGGAAATCAGAATTTAGAAATTGTTCATGGCCTTGCAGAATCTGATGGTGGTGCAATGTTTGGCTCTGATTTGTTATTGCCATTTGTAGTGATTACTATCATTTTGGCTGGAATCACTATTTTTTATGCAGTAAAACTATTCAAAAAATCTAAATTAAAAAACTAG